A part of Paenibacillus donghaensis genomic DNA contains:
- the kdpC gene encoding potassium-transporting ATPase subunit KdpC: MEESTEGAKEQQSASSGSYFLIIVRLSVLFILLCGIVYPLTATAIAQVLMPSQANGSLLKNTAGAVVGSELIGQNFTDPGRFHGRVSSIEYQAGASGSNNYGPSNPDMLKRTQDFIAQWQQDNPDVPIAKLPVDLATNSGSGLDPHITPQSAIVQIPRVSQVTGIPAAQLEELVDRYTEGRDLGLFGEKRVNVLKLNIALSELHGAL, encoded by the coding sequence ATGGAAGAATCCACAGAAGGTGCCAAAGAGCAACAATCTGCGTCATCAGGCTCCTATTTCTTGATCATCGTAAGGCTTAGCGTGTTATTCATCCTTCTCTGTGGGATCGTGTACCCGTTGACGGCTACAGCCATCGCCCAGGTGCTGATGCCTTCACAGGCCAACGGCAGCCTGCTGAAGAATACAGCCGGAGCAGTAGTCGGCTCAGAATTGATCGGGCAGAATTTCACTGATCCAGGGCGGTTTCATGGACGGGTATCAAGCATCGAATATCAGGCGGGCGCTTCTGGTTCCAATAACTATGGTCCGTCTAACCCGGACATGCTGAAGCGTACTCAGGATTTCATTGCCCAGTGGCAGCAGGACAACCCGGATGTCCCGATTGCCAAGCTGCCTGTAGACCTTGCAACCAATTCGGGTTCGGGTCTGGACCCGCATATTACGCCGCAATCGGCAATCGTGCAGATTCCTCGGGTCAGCCAAGTGACTGGAATTCCGGCCGCACAGCTGGAAGAATTGGTGGACCGTTACACCGAAGGCCGCGACTTGGGCTTGTTCGGCGAGAAACGGGTCAATGTGCTGAAGCTGAACATTGCTTTATCTGAACTGCATGGGGCCTTATAA